A single genomic interval of Carassius carassius chromosome 24, fCarCar2.1, whole genome shotgun sequence harbors:
- the LOC132102786 gene encoding prostate stem cell antigen-like produces the protein MGTLSSLLFLLLTVHSVNALKCYVCGSATSNEECNKNVQDCQAPLDTCMTTVGTLGGFTAISKTCSNSKLCTGAASIASVDNNGNGVQVTCCNSNQCNYSGAASVTLHRWLLVLPLLLISLLFRQNT, from the exons ATGGGGACTCTTTCTAGTCTGCTCTTTTTACTTCTAACTGTGCACTCAG TAAATGCGCTGAAGTGTTACGTGTGTGGCTCTGCAACATCAAATGAAGAATGTAACAAAAACGTTCAGGACTGTCAGGCTCCTCTGGACACCTGCATGACCACCGTAGGCACACTAG gtggTTTTACTGCTATTTCCAAGACATGCTCCAATTCAAAACTCTGCACGGGTGCTGCATCCATTGCCTCGGTGGATAATAATGGAAATGGCGTGCAGGTGACCTGCTGTAACAGTAACCAGTGCAACTACAGCGGAGCAGCTAGTGTCACACTGCACCGATGGCTGCTGGTCCTACCACTGCTCCTCATCAGCCTCCTCTTCAGACAGAACACCTGA
- the LOC132102789 gene encoding centrosomal protein of 192 kDa-like, producing MENVQNIENEPFPSFLSNTSLGSSSRTTLGNVTLGSTLGVPMAASTVAKIRPPEDNRVTDVQASYLEDGPFSLMHSQGSSGGREKFVLSLKEDLDNVDEFIAANRFSNLLVNVNLDETESASVSKTSSRRAAAPLLSDLSTGLLSFSHIGDKDTLAAQATVLPVMEEEEEGSASEGTGSDRCSGSIASFLANEKLLSLDSMNSDITDDDIDVNQLCDEELDLYFNKLMPSAMQRGRVEGQEIPVELPFSSSQPPSTEQERNRHHDDDYDQRDFHMPDVRLAATGMDSCPASDEEDTEDELEASQNRGRARFLLPSTSRRPVGLSHRPHFRPGLEGGSSDDEIQSGGRNPETRTGIEHRRSAEGRVINSPITGKGVGSDEDGNGGVSTIPLPPTTVQSTYDVLRGLGIVGGNGQMGNDDQLQTLFARSGMITQGQMGDRVGPVGTGEAGHSSVASGPASRCPVNWSMSLDRQEALDAMDNTAEVHLDSLYLRAGAGQNPQDISSSISPFLQGTQSSFHLSQVLQESHNKTEQGMDQDHTKDLGALGMRGGPCGDSPVLNEQQSTSSKDDQPGESLDARYLSQSLNENHEDHDVWNHQPDNVGLEVQQGTNATHSVVYQNEEGKWVTDLAYYSSFEKEMEANMPEEVAIPFQSEDFLDGSQAIDKIIKDQEEFEKEHQFMQEEQIQAVNMSEVLGDTSWKILSSSNILMRASQVSSELEPGNQSYLRISLGEFFQRRSEALGCLGSSEEDNVKRPSFGYLITSPEKREPFALLRPSDLFSRGGSINIETVPQSDADETLNPDDLDKTLEPNTAEATHENNVQPQRIEEQVSQISAQYENKESSGHSSESPNSSSNLMLSISTIASAIADASISSDPAQLAVMIMELSKRSRSKSRQQVAEESVMNPDPVAASNQNDLLEDLQKTTSVGDLSIPEMEKYLKRAEVSNSDSDGSISQSCLDILTLADSLAVSNKTQQQLVSLENRTVHKNEERSVMEEQEEKCQDLAGYASKQTEGTYVVSPNPRSVVKRSAIPRPKSSSLPTSTATTHPAKRSLGSGQSSSSSTSFKSKPVDFKSGIEKNKNDYRAAPSNNKSVPESNIKIGTARPQVASTSTTGNRRSLKGDGSASSFAPKTSPGLRSGSRSEVLSLKTSPHKPRTTGGMTDRPNINQARSPKSPKATKLILKEKTAAVDHQGSLPATQEKFGSPESSAPGVVDITHCNFRPSTSPLTHSSPSQTSIPSGNGETSPCSPGSGKAQTSPAGDPGSPQSHCSSPSLSRLTYLSINENTFMPTPDHRKKNTSMALSTTIIRASPTPPVEPFDNGNVLSSLKSPEPLCHSEIPGLNKKTSEPGSGSKSDFHKDYRNTYSKGNHQSEPGPRLYPQGDSGYSSKLNIQHSSGTATEQAHQVLPHVLGSGSNFGAADDLTYRAVPSYTSQGALPNLHNHLTGHSLFSSKLAQQYLSSEGPLHSHPYQIGGPSGLYGVSAANPSMGPMHAPGHTSLQSGYLNSGQQHPPQYPVSKTYGQPRVRSWGVQDLADLRIQVMVPNELKFPSSCCVGIASQTSLNIFNPSERWQQVSVSITSLSIDGEKVESVPFQWLIVKNKTIIGPKCTEEQKVLFIAPRAGLYQYTLSVSSWPASAESETVAHAEVFAKKLVLIAVAENPAIKVDVGKSGFLDFGDLPGGSTKALPLKVVNGCHATVPIRLVISANASAWHCFGFSKSPVAMNTDGSLHTGSNLTSLSTSSVINHVLHASYAENKESFLVWVNFSAPQKYSSSSGELGPADEYSARVDIEVDSPGPSHVIQSVALRARSGTPRVHAPKDLQTVCLRAPLGQTAKQTLPLKNAGNIDVLLRLKCTDGEPCFTMRPEELILKAGEEQGVVVSFTAQDTQKLRESALTILVLPSGPQYEVMLKGEMVQGVSGKVASPSAVLSQAEVPPILSNKQFMGWGGVTLGRAVQQKLVLRNNSPTTSQQLRLLIRGQDQDCFQLQSSFGPDERLTHNRELSIKPKEDVTVHLLFAPTRVASMLAKLEIKQSAARASQPGVKFTIPLSGYGGTSNVILEELRKRSDGYVATLSGVQAGRVSKLSVCVRNTGSRAAFVKLVPYSSLQNRAVMDSTIISLSPSQFVLKERTQEVITMAMKATRREQALCQSGAALLATICLFCGDEVSRQQFRKLLQIKPEAGNKVLSENSLLKNIQFDEMFLGEEQVQEEYDLPQRPNEAQIFYGNMSKVMLSLFGTVEMSDSGESDHVESVRPSQRHTCESDSSPRSSLGLSGRYISNVSLDVLPVKGPPLSPSEPVLKQPELNLENTWSIKPEQLVLTAPTFKSAADTRHVQILNRSNRELSFELSWPAHCLTITPQHGVIDPQSHLQILISPNPSLATKSSMLPWSGRIYVQCDNQQKSIKVQIRQDLAMDVSATGCAVDRSLCPLPPQAQTPTVPGQTPQCSSTQPQVEIKNRTLVFPPTASGESSECFLEVENHGEEVRWYLSSFAPPYVKGVDSSGDVYRATYSAFRCEKVSGTLGIQERMKVPITFLPRDQGDYAQFWDLECHPAAKPQHKSCVRFQLCGTGIRAGEACRVKENCSLVKTKDTVKNRKSIDSEGSKTGSSTETQKRGVYAPQSLYTFPATRVGATSTLKVNFRNNSSSTHELKFISPKEPFHIKHSNYSLRSQHYINLPVQFVPAAAGQFSSTLLVQTHTDVKLAVELSGEALP from the exons AGTAACGGATGTCCAAGCATCATATTTAGAGGATGGACCGTTTTCACTCATGCATTCCCAGGGGTCAAGTGGAGGCAGGGAAAAATTTGTTCTTAGCCTCAAAGAGGATTT AGACAATGTAGATGAATTCATTGCTGCGAATCGGTTCTCTAACCTGTTGGTGAATGTTAATTTGGATGAAACAGAATCTGCTTCTGTTTCCAAAACATCATCCAGAAGGGCGGCTGCTCCTCTTCTATCAG ACCTCTCAACTGGTCTTCTGTCATTCTCTCACATTGGAGACAAAGATACATTGGCAGCTCAG GCCACTGTGCTCCCAGtgatggaggaggaagaggagggctCTGCCAGTGAAGGGACAGGCAGTGACCGGTGCAGTGGCAGCATCGCCAGCTTCCTGGCCAATGAAAAACTGCTGTCTCTGGACAGCATGAACAGTGACATAACAG ATGATGACATTGATGTGAATCAGCTCTGTGATGAGGAACTAGATCTGTATTTCAACAAGCTGATGCCATCTGCAATGCAGAGAGGCCGAGTAGAAGGACAAGAAATCCCTGTT GAGTTACCTTTCAGTTCATCTCAACCCCCCTCCACTGAACAAGAAAGGAACAGACACCACGATGATGACTATGACCAA AGGGACTTTCACATGCCTGATGTGCGTTTAGCAGCCACAGGTATGGATTCTTGTCCTGCAAGTGATGAAGAGGACACAGAGGATGAGCTAGAAGCATCACAGAACCGGGGCAGGGCAAGATTCCTCCTACCCAGCACCTCCAGACGACCG GTTGGGCTGAGTCATCGGCCCCATTTTCGACCAGGGTTGGAAGGAGGGAGCTCTGATGATGAGATACAGTCGGGAGGGAGGAACCCTGAGACCAGAACAGGCATTGAGCACCGCCGATCTGCAGAGGGACGGGTCATCAACTCACCAATTACTGGTAAAGGggt TGGGAGTGATGAGGACGGAAATGGAGGCGTATCTACCATTCCTTTGCCTCCTACCACAGTCCAGAGTACCTATGATGTGCTTCGTGGTCTTGGCATCGTGGGTGGAAATGGTCAGATGGGAAATGATGATCAGCTTCAAACTTTGTTCGCAAGATCGGGCATGATTACACAAGGCCAG ATGGGTGATCGTGTTGGTCCAGTTGGCACAGGGGAGGCAGGGCATTCTTCTGTGGCCTCTGGACCTGCCAGTCGATGCCCAGTTAATTGGAGCATGAGTCTGGATCGACAGGAGGCTCTT GATGCAATGGATAACACGGCAGAAGTTCACCTGGATTCTTTATACTTGAGGGCAGGTGCTGGTCAAAACCCTCAGGATATTTCTTCCTCGATCAGCCCCTTCCTTCAGGGCACCCAGAGCAGTTTCCACCTCTCTCAGGTACTTCAGGAATCACATAATAAAACAGAGCAAGGCATGGACCAGGACCACACCAAGGATCTTGGTGCCCTGGGCATGCGTGGTGGCCCTTGTGGGGATTCTCCAGTTCTCAATGAGCAGCAGAGCACCAGCAGTAAAGATGATCAACCTGGAGAGTCCCTGGATGCTAGGTACCTTTCCCAGAGCTTAAATGAGAATCATGAAGACCATGATGTTTGGAACCACCAGCCAGACAATGTGGGGCTTGAGGTACAGCAAG GCACAAATGCCACTCATAGTGTGGTCTACCAGAATGAAGAGGGAAAGTGGGTCACTGATTTGGCCTATTACTCTTCCTTTGAGAAGGAAATGGAAGCCAATATGCCTGAGGAAGTTGCTATACCATTTCAGTCTGAAGATTTCCTTGACGGAA GCCAGGCCATTGACAAGATAATTAAGGATCAGGAAGAGTTTGAAAAGGAGCACCAATTTATGCAG GAAGAGCAGATTCAAGCTGTAAATATGAGTGAAGTCCTGGGAGATACCTCTTGGAAAATCCTGAGTAGTAGCAACATCCTCATGAGGGCCTCCCAGGTCTCTTCTGAACTCGAGCCTGGGAACCAAAGCTATCTACGTATTTCACTGGGGGAGTTTTTTCAGAGGCGCTCTGAAGCTTTGGGGTGCCTTGGGAGCAGTGAAGAGGACAATGTTAAAAGG CCATCTTTTGGATACTTAATTACCTCTCCTGAGAAGAGGGAACCTTTTGCGTTACTTCGACCCTCAGATTTGTTCTCCAGAGGAGGCTCCATCAATATTGAGACGGTTCCGCAAAGTGATGCTGATGAGACACTTAATCCAG ATGATCTAGACAAGACTCTTGAGCCCAACACTGCAGAAGCCACACACGAGAATAATGTGCAACCACAAAGAATTGAGGAACAGGTTTCCCAG ATCTCTGCACAATATGAAAATAAGGAGAGTTCTGGCCATAGTTCAGAATCACCCAACTCCAGTAGCAACCTTATGCTCAGCATCAGTACAATAGCGTCTGCAATTGCTGATGCCTCCATCAGCTCGGATCCAGCCCAGCTTGCTGTCATGATCATGGAGCTATCTAAAAGGAGTCGCTCTAAAAGCCGCCAGCAAGTAGCAGAAGAGTCTGTTATGAATCCTGATCCTGTAGCAGCCTCAAATCAGAATGATCTGCTGGAGGACCTGCAGAAGACCACATCAGTGGGTGATCTTAGTATTCCCGAAATGGAGAAATATCTGAAGAGGGCTGAGGTCTCAAATAGCGACAGCGATGGATCGATCTCGCAGTCCTGCTTGGACATCCTCACTTTGGCTGATAGTTTGGCTGTTTCTAACAAGACTCAACAGCAGTTGGTGTCTCTGGAAAACAGAACCGTCCATAAAAATGAAGAGCGTTCCGTTATGGAAGAGCAAGAAGAAAAATGCCAGGATCTGGCAGGTTATGCATCTAAACAAACAGAAGGTACTTATGTTGTTTCACCAAATCCAAGGTCAGTTGTCAAACGGAGTGCAATTCCTCGACCCAAGTCAAGCAGTTTACCTACTTCCACTGCCACTACACATCCGGCCAAAAGATCTTTAGGTTCTGGACAGTCATCATCATCTTCCACATCCTTCAAATCAAAACCTGTTGATTTCAAATCTGGTattgagaaaaacaaaaatgactaTCGTGCAGCACCTTCTAACAATAAAAGTGTCCCTGAATCCAATATCAAAATAGGAACCGCTCGACCACAAGTGGCCAGCACTTCCACCACAGGTAACCGCCGTTCTCTTAAAGGTGACGGGTCTGCGTCATCTTTTGCCCCAAAGACCTCACCTGGCCTTCGAAGTGGTAGCCGCTCAGAAGTACTGTCGTTGAAGACCTCACCTCACAAGCCCAGGACAACAGGAGGAATGACAGACAGACCCAACATTAACCAGGCACGATCACCCAAAAGTCCTAAAGCCACTAAGTTGATTTTAAAGGAGAAAACTGCAGCTGTTGATCATCAGGGTTCACTACCAGCAACACAGGAGAAAtttg GCTCACCTGAGAGCAGTGCCCCTGGTGTTGTGGACATCACCCATTGTAATTTCAGACCATCCACCTCTCCTCTTACCCACTCCAGTCCAAGCCAGACCTCCATTCCAAGTggaaatgg GGAGACGTCTCCATGCTCACCTGGTAGTGGGAAGGCTCAGACGAGTCCTGCTGGAGATCCTGGTTCCCCTCAGTCTCATTGTTCAAGCCCATCTCTCAGCAGACTGACTTATCTCTCAATTAATGAGAACACTTTCATGCCCACCCCTGATCACCGTAAA AAAAACACCTCGATGGCTCTAAGCACCACTATAATCCGAGCCAGTCCAACGCCTCCAGTGGAGCCGTTTGATAATGGAAATGTTCTGAGTTCTTTAAAGAGTCCAGagcctctttgccactctgaaaTTCCAGGCCTCAACAAAAAGACCTCTGAACCGGGCTCAGGCAGCAAAAGTGACTTCCATAAAGACTACAGAAACACATACTCTAAGGGCAACCATCAGTCTGAGCCTGGGCCGAGGTTGTACCCTCAAGGCGATTCTGGATACTCGAGCAAGCTGAACATTCAGCATTCATCTGGGACAGCCACAGAACAGGCACACCAAGTGTTGCCTCATGTCTTGGGGTCTGGGTCTAATTTTGGCGCTGCGGATGACTTGACATATCGGGCAGTACCAAGTTACACCTCTCAGGGTGCCTTGCCAAATCTTCACAACCACCTAACAGGGCATTCCCTCTTCAGTTCCAAACTGGCACAGCAGTATCTGAGTTCAGAGGGGCCTCTACATTCTCATCCTTATCAGATTGGAGGGCCATCTGGTTTGTATGGAGTATCAGCTGCAAACCCATCTATGGGACCTATGCATGCACCTGGGCATACAAGTCTTCAGTCTGGTTACCTGAACTCCGGTCAACAGCATCCTCCTCAGTATCCAGTCAGCAAGACCTATGGACAGCCTAGAGTTAGATCATGGGGTGTACAGGATCTAGCAGACCTTAGAA ttcaaGTGATGGTTCCAAATGAGCTGAAGTTTCCCAGTTCTTGCTGTGTGGGAATTGCTTCTCAGACGTCCCTCAACATCTTCAACCCCTCGGAGCGCTGGCAGCAAGTTTCAGTCTCCATCACAAGCCTATCCATTGATGGAGAGAAG GTGGAGTCTGTCCCATTCCAGTGGCTGATAGTAAAAAATAAGACCATAATTGGACCCAAATGTACAGAAGAACAGAAGGTTTTGTTTATAGCACCAAGGGCTGGACTGTATCAGTATACTCTCAGTGTGTCGTCCTGGCCTGCATCTGCTGAGTCGGAGACTGTGGCACATGCAGAAGTCTTTGCAAAGAAACTGGTGCTGATCGCTGTGGCTGAGAACCCTGCAATAAAG gtTGATGTTGGAAAGTCAGGCTTTCTGGACTTCGGGGACCTCCCGGGGGGCAGTACCAAGGCCCTGCCGCTCAAAGTTGTCAACGGTTGTCATGCCACTGTGCCTATTCGACTCGTTATCAGTGCG AATGCTTCAGCATGGCATTGTTTCGGCTTCTCTAAGAGCCCAGTTGCCATGAACACAGACGGTTCCCTTCATACTGGCTCAAATCTGACCTCGCTTTCAACTTCATCAGTCATAAACCACGTGCTGCATGCCAGTTATGCAGAG AATAAAGAAAGCTTCTTGGTGTGGGTTAATTTCAGTGCACCTCAGAAATACTCTTCAAGTTCAG GTGAGTTGGGGCCAGCTGATGAATACAGCGCACGGGTGGACATCGAGGTGGACAGTCCAGGCCCCAGTCATGTGATTCAGAGTGTAGCCCTGAGGGCAAGGTCTGGCACTCCCAGAGTGCATGCACCCAAAGACCTACAG ACGGTGTGTCTTCGGGCTCCTTTGGGCCAGACAGCCAAACAGACGCTTCCCTTAAAGAATGCAGGCAACATCGATGTTCTACTCAGACTAAAG TGTACTGATGGGGAGCCCTGCTTCACTATGAGGCCAGAGGAACTGATTCTGAAAGCTGGCGAGGAGCAGGGCGTAGTGGTTTCCTTTACTGCCCAGGACACACAGAAACTCAGGGAGAG TGCGTTGACGATTCTGGTTCTACCCAGCGGACCTCAGTATGAGGTGATGCTGAAAGGAGAGATGGTCCAGGGAGTTTCTGGGAAAGTAGCATCCCCATCCGCTGTATTATCACAGGCTGAAGTCCCACCCATCCTCTCCAACAAACAGTTCATGGGATGGGGAGGTGTTACCCTGGGAAGAGCCGT GCAACAGAAACTGGTCCTAAGGAACAATTCACCCACTACATCACAGCAACTCCGCCTTCTCATCAGGGGTCAAGACCAAGACTGTTTCCAG CTGCAGAGCTCATTCGGCCCGGATGAGCGACTGACACACaacagagagctgtcaatcaaacccAAAGAGGATGTGACTGTTCATCTGCTCTTTGCTCCCACCCGTGTTGCATCCATGCTGGCTAAACTGGAGATCAAGCAGTCTGCTGCACGTGCATCCCAGCCTGGGGTCAAATTCACT ATCCCTCTGTCAGGGTATGGCGGCACGAGTAATGTGATCCTGGAGGAGTTGAGGAAGCGTTCTGACGGTTATGTGGCCACACTGAGTGGAGTGCAGGCTGGTCGTGTCAGTAAGCTCTCGGTGTGTGTGCGAAACACGGGTTCACGTGCTGCCTTCGTCAAATTGGTACCCTACAGCAGTCTTCAGAATCGAGCTGTAATGGACTCAACCATTATTAGCTTGTCCCCATCACAGTTTGTCCTGAAAGAGCGAACACAGGAG GTGATCACAATGGCGATGAAGGCTACACGCAGAGAGCAGGCTCTCTGTCAGTCTGGTGCAGCTCTCCTGGCCACTATCTGCCTCTTCTGTGGGGACGAGGTCTCTCGACAACAGTTCAGGAA GTTACTTCAAATCAAACCAGAAGCAGGGAATAAAGTACTGTCTGAGAACAGCTTATTAAAAAATATCCAGTTTGATGAAATGTTCCTTGGAGAGGAGCAGGTTCAGGAGG AATATGATCTGCCTCAAAGGCCAAATGAAGCTCAGATTTTCTATGGCAACATGAGCAAAGTGATGCTGTCACTATTTGGCACTGTGGAAATGTCAGACTCTGGAGAGAGTGACCATGTGGAGTCTGTCAGACCTTCACAGCGGCACACTTGTGAATCAGACAG TTCTCCACGCAGCAGCTTGGGGTTGTCGGGCCGCTACATCAGTAATGTTTCCCTGGACGTGCTACCAGTCAAAGGTCCTCCATTAAGTCCATCAGAACCTGTCCTGAAACAACCAGAGCTGAACCTAGAGAACACCTGGAGCATCAAACCTGAACAGCTTGTTCTCACAGCACCCACTTTCA AAAGTGCGGCTGACACCAGGCATGTACAGATACTAAACCGCTCAAACAGAGAGCTGAGCTTTGAGCTGTCCTGGCCTGCTCACTGCCTTACCATCACCCCACAGCACGGAGTCATTGACCCTCA gagcCATTTGCAAATCCTCATCAGTCCCAATCCTTCTTTAGCAACCAAGTCCTCCATGCTGCCCTGGAGTGGACGGATCTATGTACAGTGTGATAATCAACAGAAG TCCATTAAAGTTCAGATCCGGCAGGATCTGGCCATGGATGTCTCTGCCACTGGCTGTGCCGTGGACCGCTCTTTATGCCCACTGCCCCCTCAGGCACAGACCCCTACTGTACCAGGACAGACACCTCAGTGCAGCAGCACCCAGCCTCAGGTAGAGATCAAGAACCGAACACTAGTCTTCCCTCCCACCGCCTCTGGAGAGTCATCAG AATGTTTTCTGGAGGTGGAGAATCATGGAGAGGAGGTCAGATGGTACCTCTCTTCATTTGCTCCTCCATATGTAAAG GGCGTTGATAGCAGTGGAGATGTTTATCGTGCCACATACTCTGCCTTCAGATGTGAGAAGGTATCTGGGACTCTTGGGATTCAAGAAAGGATGAAG gTTCCAATCACTTTCCTTCCACGTGATCAGGGAGATTATGCCCAGTTTTGGGATTTGGAATGCCACCCAGCAGCCAAACCTCAACACAAGAGCTGCGTTCGCTTTCAGTTGTGCGGCACT GGCATAAGAGCAGGAGAAGCATGCAGGGTTAAAGAAAATTGCTCATTGGTGAAAACTAAAGACACTGTGAAGAACAGGAAGAGCATTGATTCTGAAGGCTCAAAGACTGG ATCTTCCACTGAGACCCAAAAGAGAGGTGTGTATGCACCCCAAAGTCTGTACACATTCCCTGCCACACGAGTGGGTGCCACCAGCACACTAAAGGTTAACTTCAGAAATAACTCCTCCAGCACACATGAG CTAAAATTCATAAGTCCTAAAGAGCCTTTCCACATCAAGCATTCAAATTATTCTCTAAG ATCCCAACACTACATCAACCTCCCTGTTCAGTTCGTGCCGGCCGCTGCAGGCCAGTTCTCCAGCACGCTTCtcgtacagacacacacagacgttAAACTGGCCGTAGAGCTGAGTGGAGAAGCCTTGCCATAA